From the Desulfovibrio sp. JY genome, one window contains:
- a CDS encoding DUF2917 domain-containing protein — protein sequence MFADRIKEDKQLAAARPGLLDTWLSRLRDNRLARVAAEAGERFFTPGRRLTVRLGQGKYLSLSGTRFCRVECRRGAVWVTAAGVGRDTVLTPGQRASFSRGGKVVISGRGDASEARVCWD from the coding sequence ATGTTTGCGGATCGGATCAAGGAAGACAAACAGCTTGCGGCGGCCCGTCCCGGGCTTTTGGACACCTGGCTTTCCCGCTTGCGGGACAACCGGCTCGCGCGGGTGGCGGCCGAGGCCGGCGAGCGTTTTTTCACGCCGGGGCGGCGGCTGACCGTGCGCCTGGGCCAGGGCAAATATCTGAGCCTTTCCGGCACGCGGTTTTGCCGGGTGGAGTGCCGGCGCGGCGCGGTCTGGGTGACGGCGGCGGGCGTCGGCCGGGATACGGTGCTGACGCCCGGGCAGCGGGCGAGCTTTTCCCGGGGCGGCAAGGTGGTGATCTCCGGGCGGGGCGACGCGTCGGAAGCGCGGGTGTGCTGGGACTGA
- a CDS encoding ATP-dependent 6-phosphofructokinase, translated as MEVSCPIAPIDTSIPVLGPAKIPSPLPYCRFADDSRARMELDASEFGSGEGPCFADFELAGPRSRIYYDSSKVKAAIVTCGGLCPGLNDVIRAIVMEAHHNYHVAGVLGIRFGLQGFIESYGHEPLELTSANVADIHQFGGTMLGSSRGPQRPEDIADALERLNVAMLFVIGGDGSMKAARRIQEEIARRGSKISLIGVPKTIDNDINLVTQSFGFDTAVEKAAKAIRCAHTEAIGALNGVGLVKLMGRESGFIAAQATLALKEVNYVLVPEYPFTLEGEHGLLPSLESRLARRGHAVIVVAEGAGQDLLPDTGLRDASGNPVLGDIAEFLSGRIESYFRDRDIPMTLKFIDPSYIVRSVPANANDRVYCGFLGQNAVHAAMAGKTGMVVSKLYGRYVHLPLDLVTLRRKKLNIASDYWRSVIESTGQYTVTPFIDDPAIFCAR; from the coding sequence ATGGAAGTAAGCTGTCCGATCGCCCCCATCGACACGTCCATCCCGGTTCTCGGCCCGGCCAAGATTCCCTCGCCGCTGCCCTATTGCCGCTTCGCCGACGACAGCCGCGCCCGGATGGAACTCGACGCCAGCGAATTCGGTTCGGGCGAAGGGCCGTGCTTCGCCGACTTCGAACTGGCCGGGCCGCGCAGCCGCATCTACTACGATTCCTCCAAGGTCAAGGCGGCCATCGTCACCTGCGGCGGGCTGTGCCCGGGCCTCAACGACGTCATCCGGGCCATCGTCATGGAGGCCCACCACAACTACCACGTGGCCGGCGTGCTCGGCATCCGCTTCGGCCTGCAAGGGTTCATCGAATCCTACGGCCACGAGCCCTTGGAACTGACCTCGGCCAACGTGGCCGACATCCACCAGTTCGGCGGCACCATGCTCGGCTCCAGCCGCGGCCCCCAGCGCCCGGAGGATATCGCCGACGCCCTGGAGCGCCTCAATGTCGCCATGCTCTTCGTCATCGGCGGCGACGGCTCCATGAAGGCGGCCCGGCGCATTCAGGAGGAAATCGCCCGACGCGGCTCGAAAATCAGCCTCATCGGCGTGCCCAAGACCATCGACAACGACATCAACCTCGTCACCCAGTCCTTCGGCTTCGACACGGCCGTGGAAAAGGCCGCCAAGGCCATCCGTTGCGCCCATACCGAGGCCATCGGAGCCTTAAACGGCGTGGGCCTGGTCAAGCTCATGGGCCGGGAATCGGGGTTTATCGCCGCCCAGGCGACGCTTGCGCTCAAGGAAGTCAACTACGTGCTGGTGCCGGAATACCCCTTCACCCTGGAGGGGGAGCATGGGCTCTTGCCGTCCCTGGAAAGTCGCCTGGCCCGGCGCGGTCACGCCGTGATCGTCGTGGCCGAGGGCGCCGGACAGGACCTGCTCCCGGACACGGGGCTGCGCGACGCTTCGGGCAACCCGGTGCTCGGCGACATCGCCGAATTTCTTTCCGGCAGGATCGAGTCGTATTTCCGCGACCGCGACATCCCCATGACGCTCAAGTTCATCGACCCGAGCTACATCGTCCGGTCGGTTCCGGCCAATGCCAACGACCGGGTCTACTGCGGCTTTCTGGGACAAAATGCGGTGCACGCGGCCATGGCCGGCAAAACGGGAATGGTGGTGTCCAAGCTCTACGGCCGCTACGTCCACCTGCCCCTCGACCTCGTGACGCTGCGGCGCAAGAAGCTCAATATCGCCTCGGACTACTGGCGCTCGGTGATCGAATCCACAGGCCAGTACACGGTGACGCCCTTCATCGACGACCCCGCCATTTTCTGCGCTAGGTAA
- a CDS encoding AAA family ATPase, giving the protein MPLADDRNIYLIGPRASGKTTLGKRLAERLGRPFTDLDAAFCEKYGETIADMVGRDGWDAFRKAEAAILAETAEQPGLVVATGGGVILLPENRDLLGKGLVFYLQADPERLAERLMADLNEEQRPKLTQLGLREEITATLAEREPLYLACAHASLPERPIDELLEFALRALAAWERE; this is encoded by the coding sequence ATGCCCCTTGCCGACGACCGCAACATCTACCTCATCGGGCCCCGAGCCTCGGGCAAAACCACCCTGGGCAAACGCCTGGCCGAACGCCTCGGCCGGCCGTTTACCGACCTCGACGCGGCATTTTGCGAAAAATATGGGGAAACCATCGCCGACATGGTCGGCCGCGACGGCTGGGACGCCTTCCGCAAGGCCGAAGCCGCCATCCTGGCCGAAACCGCCGAACAGCCGGGCCTGGTGGTGGCCACGGGCGGCGGCGTTATCCTCCTGCCCGAAAACCGCGACCTGCTGGGCAAGGGACTGGTTTTCTACCTCCAGGCCGACCCGGAACGCCTGGCCGAACGCCTCATGGCCGACCTCAACGAGGAACAACGGCCCAAATTGACGCAGCTCGGGCTGCGCGAGGAAATCACCGCCACCCTGGCCGAGCGCGAACCGCTCTACCTGGCCTGCGCCCACGCCAGCCTGCCCGAACGCCCCATCGACGAACTCCTCGAATTCGCCCTGCGCGCCCTGGCGGCCTGGGAGAGAGAATAG
- a CDS encoding RNA polymerase sigma factor, whose protein sequence is MGQFLTKLDGIDDGSLAAAAARGDQRAFAALVSRHQPGVLHLVSRFCDDPDGMEDLAQEIFVKAYLKLGTLRNGAVFRGWLHRIAANTCIDWLRRRKSDVDTVAGLEESLPDERDQARVEARDARRRLEAAMTVLGPKDRLLMVLLGLEGKSVEEVAGMTGMTQVNVKVRAFRARRKLKAYLEKEHD, encoded by the coding sequence ATGGGACAATTTTTGACGAAACTCGACGGCATCGACGACGGCTCCCTGGCCGCCGCCGCCGCTCGGGGCGATCAGCGGGCGTTTGCGGCCCTGGTGTCCCGGCATCAGCCCGGCGTCTTGCATCTCGTCTCGCGTTTTTGCGACGATCCCGACGGCATGGAGGATCTGGCCCAGGAGATCTTCGTCAAGGCCTACCTGAAGCTGGGGACGTTGCGCAACGGGGCGGTCTTTCGCGGCTGGCTGCACCGCATCGCGGCCAACACCTGCATCGACTGGCTGCGCCGGCGCAAATCCGACGTGGACACGGTGGCCGGGCTCGAGGAATCGCTGCCCGACGAGCGCGACCAGGCCAGGGTCGAGGCCCGCGATGCCCGGCGTCGGCTCGAGGCGGCCATGACCGTGCTCGGGCCCAAGGACAGGTTGCTGATGGTGCTTTTGGGACTCGAGGGCAAGAGCGTGGAAGAGGTGGCGGGCATGACCGGCATGACCCAGGTCAACGTCAAGGTCCGGGCCTTTCGCGCCCGGCGCAAGCTCAAGGCCTATCTGGAGAAGGAACATGACTGA
- a CDS encoding FtsX-like permease family protein yields MRFSNGIGLALRLAGRELRAGFRGFGVFLACLALGVAAVAGVKSLAASYEAGLTEDAAALLGGDLEAALSQRPASAEEQAALARLGRVSHLVSMQVMARRQATAGPAPRTLATLRAVDAAYPLYGSVALRPAMPLARALAVRDGRPGAIVAPELLSRLGIGVGDTILVADAAYVVRAVLDRTPDAAGSLTALGPPLLVAASSLHAAGLDGPGSLTRHFYRLRLPAGGSAKSAMAALRREFPTADWRLRDAAAAQPGLTRFMDRLAAITALVGLAALLLGGIGISQAVSGYLDGRTASIAAMKCLGAPRRLIVTTYLLVIAGQAACGIAVGLLVGAMVPVALGPLLGTLVPVRFPPGPYPGALGLAGACGALTALAFSLPQLAAAGHVPPLLLFRGYDAPDRPHLGLAARLPGLVCLAGLFALAVASTPDRRLGLGFVAAAVAATALFWLFARLAVFLAGRIPRRPGIRGLALRAVSRPDNQVGRVLAALGLGLSTLCAMILVEANFRAAFTEDIPRTAPAFFFVDIQPGQLPAFLQTARSVPGVTRIETSPMARGRIARLHGTPVAEARVEPDARWAVQGDRGLTYATTMPEGTHIVAGHWWPKDYAGPPLVSVDAKIAAGLGLSLGDTVTVNALGREITATVASLRRINWLSLGINYVFVFSPGALDGIPMTWLATASVDKKSPGDPAEALFDAVTKRFSNVTAIGTGDALSAVLRVADKVAAAVSVAAGTTLAVGMLVLLQTMAVGMRRKSYEAAIYKACGAKRRDILAVFLGENALLGVLAGCMALVIGGGLAWAFVAFFMDLPFRFFAGPAMLTVGAAAGLTLTLGMAGLWRTLSGKAWPYLRNE; encoded by the coding sequence ATGCGTTTTTCCAATGGGATAGGGTTGGCTCTGCGTCTGGCCGGGCGGGAACTGCGGGCCGGTTTCCGAGGCTTCGGCGTTTTTCTGGCCTGCCTGGCCCTGGGCGTCGCCGCCGTGGCCGGGGTCAAAAGCCTGGCGGCCTCCTACGAGGCCGGCCTCACCGAGGATGCGGCGGCGCTTCTGGGCGGCGACCTGGAGGCGGCCCTGTCCCAGCGGCCGGCGAGCGCCGAGGAACAGGCCGCCCTGGCCCGCCTCGGCCGCGTCTCCCACCTCGTGTCCATGCAGGTCATGGCCCGACGCCAGGCGACAGCCGGCCCGGCCCCCCGGACGCTGGCCACCCTGCGGGCCGTGGACGCGGCCTATCCGCTCTACGGCAGCGTGGCGTTGCGCCCCGCCATGCCCCTGGCCCGGGCCTTGGCCGTTCGGGACGGCCGGCCCGGCGCAATCGTCGCGCCGGAACTGCTGTCACGCCTCGGGATCGGCGTCGGCGATACGATCCTCGTCGCCGACGCGGCCTATGTCGTGCGGGCCGTGCTTGACCGCACGCCCGATGCCGCCGGCAGCCTGACCGCCCTGGGACCGCCCCTGCTCGTGGCCGCGTCCAGCCTGCACGCCGCCGGCCTGGACGGCCCGGGGAGCCTCACCCGCCACTTCTACCGTCTGCGGCTTCCGGCCGGGGGATCGGCCAAAAGCGCCATGGCCGCCCTGCGCCGGGAGTTTCCCACGGCCGACTGGCGGTTGCGCGACGCCGCCGCGGCCCAGCCGGGGCTCACGCGCTTCATGGACCGGCTGGCCGCCATCACCGCCCTTGTCGGCCTTGCCGCGCTGCTTTTGGGCGGCATCGGCATCTCCCAGGCCGTCTCCGGCTACCTCGACGGCCGCACGGCCTCCATCGCGGCCATGAAATGCCTGGGCGCGCCCCGCCGGCTGATCGTGACCACCTATCTCCTGGTGATCGCGGGGCAGGCCGCCTGCGGCATCGCCGTGGGCCTGCTCGTCGGGGCCATGGTTCCGGTCGCGCTCGGTCCGCTTCTCGGCACGCTTGTGCCGGTGCGTTTCCCGCCAGGCCCCTATCCCGGGGCGCTGGGGCTGGCCGGAGCCTGCGGGGCGCTGACCGCCCTGGCCTTTTCCCTGCCCCAGCTGGCCGCCGCCGGGCACGTGCCGCCCCTGCTTCTTTTTCGCGGCTACGACGCCCCGGATCGCCCGCATCTCGGACTGGCCGCCCGGCTGCCGGGCCTTGTCTGCCTGGCCGGGCTGTTCGCCCTGGCCGTGGCCTCCACCCCGGACCGGCGCCTGGGGCTGGGCTTCGTTGCGGCGGCCGTCGCGGCAACGGCCCTGTTTTGGCTTTTCGCCAGACTGGCGGTCTTTCTGGCCGGGCGCATCCCCCGCCGGCCCGGAATCCGGGGACTGGCCCTTCGCGCCGTCTCCCGCCCGGACAACCAGGTGGGGCGGGTGCTGGCGGCGCTCGGGCTCGGGCTTTCCACCCTGTGCGCCATGATCCTGGTGGAGGCCAATTTCCGCGCCGCCTTCACCGAGGACATTCCCCGCACGGCCCCGGCCTTTTTCTTCGTGGACATCCAGCCGGGCCAGTTGCCGGCGTTCCTGCAAACGGCCCGGTCCGTGCCGGGCGTCACCCGTATCGAGACCTCGCCCATGGCCCGGGGGCGCATCGCCAGACTTCACGGCACGCCCGTGGCGGAGGCGCGCGTGGAGCCGGACGCCCGTTGGGCCGTCCAAGGCGACCGGGGACTGACCTACGCCACGACCATGCCCGAAGGCACGCATATCGTGGCCGGGCACTGGTGGCCCAAGGACTATGCCGGGCCGCCGCTGGTGTCGGTGGATGCGAAAATCGCCGCCGGCCTGGGGCTTTCCCTGGGCGACACGGTGACGGTCAACGCGCTCGGCCGCGAGATCACGGCCACGGTGGCCAGCCTGCGGCGCATCAACTGGCTGTCGCTCGGCATCAACTACGTCTTCGTCTTCTCGCCCGGAGCGCTCGACGGCATTCCCATGACCTGGCTGGCCACGGCCTCCGTGGACAAAAAAAGCCCCGGCGATCCGGCCGAAGCGCTTTTTGACGCCGTGACCAAACGGTTTTCCAACGTGACCGCCATCGGCACCGGCGATGCCCTAAGCGCCGTGCTGCGCGTGGCGGACAAGGTCGCGGCCGCCGTGAGCGTCGCGGCCGGAACCACCCTGGCCGTGGGCATGCTGGTGCTGCTGCAGACCATGGCCGTGGGCATGCGGCGCAAATCCTACGAAGCGGCCATCTACAAAGCCTGCGGCGCGAAGCGGCGGGACATACTGGCGGTTTTTCTGGGGGAAAACGCCCTGCTCGGAGTGCTGGCCGGGTGCATGGCCCTGGTCATCGGCGGCGGGCTGGCCTGGGCCTTTGTGGCCTTTTTCATGGACCTGCCGTTTCGCTTTTTCGCCGGGCCGGCGATGCTCACGGTGGGGGCGGCGGCGGGATTGACGCTGACGCTCGGCATGGCCGGGCTTTGGCGCACCCTGTCGGGCAAGGCCTGGCCCTACCTGCGCAACGAATGA